The genomic window tattacacggagtGAAAGTCTgtcgaatcaggccgattcagcactgcacggcagcactgattggctgaagaggggagccgggaatttcaaacggctccccttgagccaatcagtgctgccttgcattgattggctgaagaggggagccgggaatttcaaactgctccccttcagccaatcagtgctgaagaggagcactgattggctgaagaggagtcgtttgaaattcccggatcatctcttcagccaatcaatgcgctgaagatgggagtcggggatgtcggaagacctgctgcgcggagcaggtaacgtatgctcttggccgcggtggccggggggcgatcggagtggcggccgtgggacgatcggggcggcgcagggggctgcggttgagcggggggggggggcctgtgggcgggccgggctgcgggcgcgcaatcgcaaaacgatttttccgtacgatatatcgtaccgtctaaatgctgatcgttataaaaaaaaaatcgttacttcgaaatcgtttatcgtatgatcgggccaataatcgcctcctgtaaacttagcattagatgatgcaatataccagttgatgatgcaatacggatgatgcaaacttttcccagtattgtatcacaggctgtgagaagtatagaaagtatgtctatatcttaaaaattagagccaatttcaaaatttgaacatcattttcgatctcagcaccccaaaattagttaagttcaactgttttcatgtcggaacctttttggctgttgaccagtgtaatcaaTTACAGCAAGTTCACTTAATTCTAATTTGAATCTCACAACAATCCGCTAGATAAAATAAGGCCTATAATAGTCAAAGGCAAATAGTCACAGTGCCGTAACAATGCACCTCAAGACCAGCCTGTTGGACATTTTGAACGATTCACTGGAAGTACACATTAGAAGGTGGCACCAGTTATGTCTGTGCTGGGGTTTTCATCACTTGGAAGAATAAAGCAAGTGAAACTTCTAGGCAATGTTAACAGACGTCCTATGTACTTTAATGTGGGTATGCTCCCGGCCTCTGGCAAAACTGTAGGCGATCAATGTGCTGCTGTATTATAGTGTTATGTAACACATCTAGGGTCTCCAGTAATAAGCAATCTGATGGAGTACTTCATATAATTCTTAAGGCCTATATGGCTCTATTGATCCGTGCTTGGAAGGATTTCAAGCAAACACTTATATCACACAAATATCAAATAATGGGAATTACATTTTTATAGCCTTCAATGACTGTGACATAAAGGTGAAAACATCCATCTCACATTCCCGTTATACAGTAGTCTACTAAAATATATACTGAATATAACCTCTTTATTCCCACTTTCTCTTTTATAAGGTGGCAAATTGCAAAAACCACCGGGTGACACGCGTCGTATTCCTGGGAGACATGAAGCGTCTGCTAACAACGGGCGTCTCCAGGTGGAATACCAGGCAGATAGCATTGTGGGACCAGGTGAGGAATCTGCGATAGAACAATATGCATTCCTATAGATGTAGGTCTAAAATCCATGTAAGATttatggagctgtatatgttcCCTATAAATGAGATGTTTATTATAATCGGCCATGCAATGTCATAAAATTTAATGCAAACGCCTATTGGCTATAGTTCATATGTGTTTGTATGATGAATAATCTTGTATTTGTATAGGATATGATTGTAATATCTGTATGTAGGAGGACTTGTCAATGCCGTTGGTTGAAGAGGAAATCGATGGCCTTTCTGGGCAGCTCTTTCCGTTCTATGACATGGACACACACATGCTATATCTGGCTGGAAAGGTAAGTGACCACATTGTTATATTCCATGTTGGCTAAACCCCAAACCAGGGCCTGCACATAGTGCCTGTCTACTTTACACATTACTTCTCATTGTGCACATCTTGTGAACACGACTAAGAGCTACCTTGACTACCTTAGACCAACCTCATTCCTTTAGTTTATaatcctcatctgcttcacaaAATATTTCGGCTTCCCTTTTTCCTTATGAAAGGGTGACGGAAACATCCGGTATTATGAAATAACAGCGGAGAAACCGTTCCTGACTTACCTCATGGAGTATCGGTCTGCTGCCCCTCAGAAGGGCCTTGGTGAGATCCCAAACTGTAATAAATGGCTGGTGTGaaccattatattatatatagaatatactaTGACTGGATGATAAGTGCTATAGTAACTGGATGGTTATTTCACAGACATTATCATATTAAGATGTTTTATTACAGGGGTGATGCCAAAGCATGGACTGGATGTGTCCGCATGTGAGATATTCCGTTTTTACAAGCTTGTCACCTTGAAGAACCTAATAGAACCGATATCTATGATTGTTCCAAGAAGGGTGAGATAACGTATATATGTTACGCtacgctatatacacacagtcatcAAGACAATTAGCCTTGATTAAaataactattttattttatagtCTGAGACTTATCAGGAGGATATTTATCCCATGACGCCAGGAATGGAACCAGCACTAAGTCCTACTGAGTGGCTAAGCGGCATCAACAGAGGTGAATATGGTGGAGGGATCAATAAGAGCTTAGGATGTAGTATCATTGATGGATGGTGCACTGTTTAACCAACCATCCGTTATTGGGTCCAAATCAGTTTTCCTTACCATATACAAACAGTCCTTACCAGGGAACTCTGATTGGAAACCACTTGTTGGAACTACCATTAAGCTATTAATTACTATACTATAAGCTAATGGATGCATGACTGTTTCATATGAACAAAGCTATAACTGGATCCACTTGCATTTATCTTATGTACAATAGGTAATGAAAAAATCCCTGCCGTGAATACACGAGGCACAAGACAATATAAACTCTGCTGATAGTTTTtctgcacatagggggagatttatcagacatggtgtaaagtgaaactggctcagttgcccctagcaaccaatcagattccacctttcattttccaaagagtctgtgaggaatgaaaagtggaatctggttgctaggggcaactgagccagtttcactttataccatgtttgataaatctccccctcagtagTGATATCAGACACACCACATTCACCAATCTAATTTTTGCATATGCAGTATATTGAGATTATCTGAGAGTAACCAAACCACTTTTAATAGATCCTGTTCTGATAAGTCTTAAAGAGGGATACCGGAAGGAGACCAAAGCTACATTCAAAGTACCAGCAAGAGAGAAGAAGAGTTTGGTGGTAAATGGCATTGATCTGCTAGAAAATGTTCCACCTCGGACTGAAAATGAAGTGAGTACCttactaacctcttctttaaaaGTATACCTGTTtcataatttatttttctttccttcCATTTCTTTCCATTAATCCTTCAGAATGCTGACAAGATAATTTTTGGGCTCTTGCTGCTGCTGTTAATCTCCAGAGAGTCCCCTCCATGGCGTACATCTATTTCTCATTTACTACATTTCAGGGGGTTGACTCTGAGCTGCGCTGTTTTCTAGTGGTGTACACACGGACACTTTATTTCCCTTAGTTGCCTGGCTGATCACAGCACCTACTCATTACAGCTACAATGACACAGTGCAGTGGACTTGAAGGTGTATTCTTAGCTGCCAAAATTACGCTTCATCATGCTCCTGGCCTACTTTCACTTCCTACTTTGGGTGGAGGGCAGGCACCTCTAGTCATTGGCTGTTCTGACCAGCAGCCCTGTGCTCCTCTGCTGTTCTGTTCGGCTCTGCTATGCCAATTCCTTTTCAGACAGCTCCACAGGAGCAAAGTTTCGTAACTTTTAATGACCTACTGTTTTAGCTATAGTTGTTGTGATGAGAATGCCCTTTTATGCTGGGGAAAGCTTTACTTAGTACAGTACTATACATGGCATGTGGTGGGAAAAGGGATTACTGATGCACTTTGCATGGTACTATGTGAGCTGAAATaaaagaaactgcagcagcaCAGTTAGGAATGGTTACACAATGCACTGAACTGCTGCTCATGATAATGCCAAGCTAAATGGTGGGGAGCGGATTACActtaggaggcagcactgtgtacttCAAGTTCTGAACAACTAGCTCATGTACCTACTACTGCAAGTAGTGAAAGCTGAAAGGCATAGTGTAGATCATCTAAAGAAGGATAACACTCAGCTTGCATGCACACAGTCCAGGTTCTCTCTCTCATGGACtgtagctaagccccacccccacttcctgtgttttacctttgtgtctctgttactagagaggaATTGAGCCTAataacaggcagtgaacagcccATTGCACACAAGGGAGAAATCTAGTGGCCAAAAACTAGTTTTTGTATatggggtaaggagtcatttttggtaaatcaaACTATTTATAAATATGACTCCTTCCCCTACTTGTGCAGCTATAAGTGAACTGGGGATATAATGCTACTGATTCATAAGGCAGACCTGAAATTTTCAAAAGCAGGGTGACAATAAGTAGGGTTTTTTTCCAATTAAAAATTATCATTTTATAAATTTACATCCTGAACACTTCCTAACAACAGCACAGCTAATAACTGGCATGCACACACTCCCGCTGTATACCCTGCATTACACATTGTATGTATTTGGCATGTATGTCACTACTTGTGCTTGATTGTGCTTTCTCACCTGCTCACTTACCTGTACCCTGCAGCTGCTACGCATGTTCTATCGGCAGCAGGACGAGATCCGACGTCTGAAGGAACAGCTGGCTCACAAAGACCTCAACATCCGACAACTGGAACTGGAGCTCAAAAACCTGAGGAATAGTTCCAAAGAGAGCTAGCCACCCTGACCACCCCTAAAGAGATTATATATTGTACCAGGGACTGACAACTTCTCCATGTATAAGAGCTCTTGAGGTTTCTGTATATAGACTAACTAGCCCTACAATGCCTTGCGAAGGCACATAAAGGCTTGTGTATCCAGCTGCACTAATTGCACAGATTATCCATTTATCCAACAGGGTTCCTGCCTATAACCAAATGGAACTTCCTCCTACAATTGTCTTAACTTTTCCATTTAAAAGACCCCACCTAGGGCCCACCAAATCGAAATGGATTACCTCCAATATTTTAATAAGACACAATTGAAATCCAGGTTAGTGGGAGGAATCTGAGGGTCTCCTATAACATAGTAACTTCTTTCAATCTTGTCTTACCGGCCTTGGGATGGGATTTGAGAACTATATTTATTTACATAACCAATGGAGACCGATTCCTCCTAAAGAAGCAGGGGTTTTTACAAGACCATAAAGCCATAAGAATATTTGAGATATACTATATGAAATAAAGCACTAGGGAGCTTCCTCCCCGATCTTCTACCAATACATTCCCCACTCATTCTTCCCTATCCTGTAGTATTCCCCACTGAATCCCATGCTTCACACTCCCTACACACATTGTCACGCTAGTTAGCCCACGTCTCTCACCTCCAGCAGAGCACTTTAATTCTGGCGGACCTGACTCTAGCTGGTTGGCCTCTTATTTATTGCTAATCATCACTTCCTATGCAAAGTGAAATCTCACAATCATTAACCTTCTAAAGAGATCATGGACATTATGACAAAGAATGTTATGTAACTGATGCTGAAAATAAAAGGTTGAAAGCTGTAGTGTGTTTGGTTTCTTCTAAAATGTGCTGTCAATTAACAAGAAAAGTGATAAGATTATGGTGTAATGAGTGCCTGATCCCTCACATCCCAGCATCATTGGTTATGGGAGTCAGAAGGTCCCCACCCCATTCAAAACAGTCCGCCGACTGCCGGATTTTGTGGGTTCAGTCCAACTTTCTATCATTTGCATGAAAGCcttacatgttttgtttttcacCCCAGATTCCCTTTACCTATCTGCAATGCTACAAAACAGCTAAACGTGCTATATGTAAATGTGCATTGATATACCAGATGGTAATTCAGTAGCCACAACATTGTCTACGTCTAAATGAGTTTAATCCATAAGTACTCCTTGGAAGAGAGCACAACTTATTCTGCAGCCGGGATACATGAGTGCTCACTTTTAAGAAGGAAGTTGAACctcgaaaagagaaaaaaaaaaaagtgacagcctgctcagccaatcagtaagtgaAGCGGGCCACAGCTGCAGTCAGTGAagagtaagggtgcctttacacagagatttatctggcagtttctagaagccaaagccaggaatggatttaaaaaaaggtgAAATCTTAAttgttcctttatgacctgatccctgtttatagtctgtttctggctttggcttaaaaaaatacacagagattatctgacagattatctgcccaagatttgaagccaaagcaagaaacagactataaacagagatcttttcaaatccattcctggctttggctttaaatctttgtcagataatctgtcagaaaatctttttgtgtaaatggacccttaaggccctattctacgggccAACTGACAGGAGAAAACGAGCGTTGTTAGAGCTCGTTTACTCCTTGTTCcacgctctctgccgccaccatTCCACGCGGCGGCACCGAGCGGGTAAGTGTGGGAGGGGCCATGGCGAGGTGCGGGGGAGCttcctgggtgatcgctgatcgtccaagcagcccatagcatacagcagcgatctgctgccgctccTGCTGTATGACTCgtctgtttttcaacatgttttaaAGACAAAAGACTCAACGTtcagccgacataaacaatgtcggctgatcgttgccttctgttccacgggatgattatcggccgtaaccgtccgaatacggccgataatcgttccgtggaatagggcctttagtctcagATGTAGAAAGCAGGAAAAGCTATACGGGATCAGATGACATCACAGTAGGCGCCTCAGGGAGGCTCTGTAAATAGGGCTTGTGCTGCTGAGAAAGATACAGGAAAACAGACAGCATGGAtgtgtatatatccatgctgtcagttttcagatcacaagcCACAGTCTATATTTACCTGCCACACTGCTTAAGTGCATAATTCcaagccacgctgcttgtgatccaacaTCTGTCTTCTCCGGTCACTACTGTAACTTCAGGACcccacctcctccagctgtcagtcATTTCAGAGGAGACGGGGTCCTGAAGTTACAGCAGTGACCAGAGAAGCCAGAtgttggatcacaagcagcgtggcttgGAAGTATGCACTGAAGCAGTGTGGCAGGTAAATATAGACTGtggcttgtgatctggaaactgacagcacatatatatataaacctatgtgtgctgtcagtttccaaggCTGCAGGAATGATCCCTAATAATCTACAATTAACCACCTATGTTTTAATTAAGATTgattactgcaatgaagtgatgcagcaTTGCAATTAAATGATTTATTTGTAGTATCTAATTTCAATAATTTATCAtgctgcaattaaatgatgcattcacattgccTTACTACAtgggtgaacacagcctaattttACAAAAAACTGAATTACTTGATATGTGCAAAGAAACTAACCCACAAATCGCATACAGGAAGGATAAAAGGCAGATTTAGGACAGCTTCACATGGGGTGCACAGGCAGCAGATTTTCTATCCAAATTTGGTCTACATTGTATTACAGTACCAGCAAAATGAATAAGATTTTAACAAATCTCAGCCACATGCTatgaagaaaatatattacttggGCTCaaattatgtaaacaaagaaacgcagaaaaaaaatccaaacttaGCCTTAGACCTAATGCCCACATTTAGTAGTTTATCAGGACCATATATTATATCTGCAATCTTTGCAGCAATCCGCATAGTGCACCTGTAATCCAAATACTCTCTCAGACTTCTGTGGGTGAATCTGTGAAGTGATTACAGCCTATACTAGAACATTTCCTAATTTTTTGTGGCAGATTGTGGATCCTTGAAAGTATGgacagtgtgaatagcccaatagaaatcaatgggggagatttatcaaacatggtataaagtgaaactggctcagttgcccctagcaaccaataagattccacctttcattcctcacagactctttggaaaatgagaggtggaatctgattggttgctaggggcaactgagccagtttcactttaccccatgtttgataaatctcccccattgtgctcTAAATTTGTCAGTAACTGCGGATACATTTACGGAACGTCTAAGGCCtcaaaggagacctgtcaccccccgtgccggggtgacaggctcccgacccccagctagatcccctttgACCTCACTCCCGGAGCCAGTGCCGGGACGGAGATAttctggtcagaagccggcgcgcgctgtggagatgagtctgGCTCCAattattctctatggacgccggaccgatctctgcagcgcgcacggctccatACATTCTCTATGGACACCAGACCTATCCCCACAGCGCAcgtgccggcttctgaccggaaTATCTCTGTCCCAGGACCGGGACTCTGCTAGaggaggtcagtataaggggatctagctgggggtcgtgagccttttttttttataaccaaaaCACAAACAAAACCTGAATGTGTTGCAGTACTGATATAGCCACTATGTCAGTACAGTACCATGGAGATTTAAACACTTGGAGTGCTTCCGTCGGGGGGTGTGTGTGAATCCAGTCTGTTGCATCTTCCTTGCATGGTTTGTATTCTCAGAACGTGTGAATCCGCTCCAAAAGTTTCCCTGTAGTTGCTCCAATTACAATAGGTGGTTGCAGGTAATCATGAATAGTGTTGTCTGGGAAGACCTTTAAATCAGTATTATCAATAGGTGAGATGAAACATGgactggcagtttttttttttttgtttttttttaaataaaaccagCAGTGGTTTTATTAAGTGAGGTATAGCATCATACTTGTGTCTGGGCGACGTTTACACATGATATGGAAATACACTCTGTATGCTGGACATATATCATGGTCTAGACTCCCTTCAGCTCCAGAACAGTtaaaaagagtacctgtcacaatGGGCTGCTTCTGCATCAGTAGGCAAGatcta from Dendropsophus ebraccatus isolate aDenEbr1 chromosome 1, aDenEbr1.pat, whole genome shotgun sequence includes these protein-coding regions:
- the CORO2B gene encoding coronin-2B isoform X3 yields the protein MSWRPQYRSSKFRNVYGKVASRENCYECIPITKNVHDNPFCAVNTKFLAIVTESAGGGSFLVIPLHQTGRIQPNHPKVCGHQGTVLDIKWNPFIENVIASCSEDTSVRVWEIPDGGLKRNMNEAVLELYGHSRRVGLIEWHPTANNILFSAGYDYKILIWNLEEGEAVKMIDCHTDVILCMSFNTDGSLLATTCKDKKLRVLEPRSGRVLQVANCKNHRVTRVVFLGDMKRLLTTGVSRWNTRQIALWDQEDLSMPLVEEEIDGLSGQLFPFYDMDTHMLYLAGKGDGNIRYYEITAEKPFLTYLMEYRSAAPQKGLGVMPKHGLDVSACEIFRFYKLVTLKNLIEPISMIVPRRSETYQEDIYPMTPGMEPALSPTEWLSGINRDPVLISLKEGYRKETKATFKVPAREKKSLVVNGIDLLENVPPRTENELLRMFYRQQDEIRRLKEQLAHKDLNIRQLELELKNLRNSSKES
- the CORO2B gene encoding coronin-2B isoform X2; this encodes MTVTKMSWRPQYRSSKFRNVYGKVASRENCYECIPITKNVHDNPFCAVNTKFLAIVTESAGGGSFLVIPLHQTGRIQPNHPKVCGHQGTVLDIKWNPFIENVIASCSEDTSVRVWEIPDGGLKRNMNEAVLELYGHSRRVGLIEWHPTANNILFSAGYDYKILIWNLEEGEAVKMIDCHTDVILCMSFNTDGSLLATTCKDKKLRVLEPRSGRVLQVANCKNHRVTRVVFLGDMKRLLTTGVSRWNTRQIALWDQEDLSMPLVEEEIDGLSGQLFPFYDMDTHMLYLAGKGDGNIRYYEITAEKPFLTYLMEYRSAAPQKGLGVMPKHGLDVSACEIFRFYKLVTLKNLIEPISMIVPRRSETYQEDIYPMTPGMEPALSPTEWLSGINRDPVLISLKEGYRKETKATFKVPAREKKSLVVNGIDLLENVPPRTENENADKIIFGLLLLLLISRESPPWRTSISHLLHFRGLTLSCAVF
- the CORO2B gene encoding coronin-2B isoform X1 — protein: MTVTKMSWRPQYRSSKFRNVYGKVASRENCYECIPITKNVHDNPFCAVNTKFLAIVTESAGGGSFLVIPLHQTGRIQPNHPKVCGHQGTVLDIKWNPFIENVIASCSEDTSVRVWEIPDGGLKRNMNEAVLELYGHSRRVGLIEWHPTANNILFSAGYDYKILIWNLEEGEAVKMIDCHTDVILCMSFNTDGSLLATTCKDKKLRVLEPRSGRVLQVANCKNHRVTRVVFLGDMKRLLTTGVSRWNTRQIALWDQEDLSMPLVEEEIDGLSGQLFPFYDMDTHMLYLAGKGDGNIRYYEITAEKPFLTYLMEYRSAAPQKGLGVMPKHGLDVSACEIFRFYKLVTLKNLIEPISMIVPRRSETYQEDIYPMTPGMEPALSPTEWLSGINRDPVLISLKEGYRKETKATFKVPAREKKSLVVNGIDLLENVPPRTENELLRMFYRQQDEIRRLKEQLAHKDLNIRQLELELKNLRNSSKES